The nucleotide window CGGCAGATCGCGGATTTCCACGAGTTGTTCTATGGTCCACGTCCGGACGACGCCACCGTCTCGGCCCTGCTGGGTGAGTGAGCGCCGCCTGTCCCTGCTGCTGCTGCCGGGGGTGGTCGCGGCGCTGCTGCTGGCGGTGGCGACCGGTCCCTATGGCCTGTCGCCCGGCCAGATCGTCGCGATCCTGCTGGGTGAGCGCAGCGATCCGCAGGCGGTTACGGTGCTGCTCAACATCCGTCTGCCGCGCGTGCTGGCCGCCGCGCTGCTGGGCGCGGTGCTGGCCTCGGCCGGGGCGGCCTATCAGACGGTGTTCCGCAACCCGCTGGTGTCGCCCGATATTTTGGGCGTCTCGGCCGGGGCGGGCTTTGGCGCGGTGCTGGGCATCCTGCTGGGACTGCCGGTCATCGCCATTCAACTGCTGGGCTTCGGCACCGGCCTGCTGACCGTGGCGCTGGTGCTGGGCCTGAGCCTTGCCCTGCGCGGCACCGGGCAGGTGCTGGTCATGGTGCTGTGCGGCATCGCCATCGGCGCGCTGGCCGGGGCAGGCATCTCGCTGGTCAAGCTGCTGGCCGATCCCGAAGAACAATTGCCGGCGATCACCTTCTGGCTGATGGGCAGCCTTGCGGGGATCAAGCGTGTCGACGTCGTTCTGGCGCTGCCGGCGGTGCTGGTCGGGCTTGCGCCGCTGCTGGCGCTGCGCTGGCGCATCGGCATCCTCGCCATGGGCGAGGACGAGGCGCTGGCCATGGGCGTCGATGCAAGGCCGCTGCGGCTGATGGTGGTCGCCTGCGCCACGCTGATGACCGCGGCCGCCGTCTCTATGGCGGGGGTGATCGGCTGGATCGGGCTGATGGTGCCGCATATGGCGCGGCTGCTGACCGGGCCACGCTTCGACCGGCTGCTGCCGGCCTCGATGCTGATCGGCACGGGCTTCATGGTGCTGGTCGACACCGCCGCCCGCAGCATCGCCAGCATCGAAGTGCCGCTGGGCATCCTGACGGCCGTGCTGGGCGCGCCGGTCTTCGTCGGCCTGTTGATGCGCGGTTCGCGGGGATGGAGCGAATGACCTCGCTTCTGACCGCCCGCGACCTGACTGTCGGCCATGGCGGCAAGGCGCTGATCCGTGGCCTGGATTTCCGGCTGCCGGCGGGCCAGGTGCTTTGCGTGCTGGGTCCGAACGGCGCCGGCAAGACCACGCTGTTCCGCACGCTGCTGGGGCTGATCCCGCCGGTCGCCGGCGAGGTGACGCTGGACGGCGCGCCGCTTGCGCGGCTGTCCCGGCCCCAGATCGCGGCACGGCTGGCGCATGTGCCGCAGGCGCTGGCCAGTCCCTTCGCCTTCACGGCGCTGGACATCGTGCTGATGGGGGCGGCGGCGCGGCTGGGGCCTTTCGCGCGCCCCGGCCGGCCCGAGACCGCCCGCGCGATGGCCGCGCTCGACCGCCTCGGCATCGCCGATCTCGCCCCGGCCGAGATCGCCCGGCTTTCCGGCGGCCAGCGCCAGCTGGTGCTGATCGCCCGGGCGCTGGCGCAGGATGCGGCGGCGCTGGTGATGGACGAGCCGACGGCAAGCCTCGATTTCGCCAACCGCCGCCAGGTTGCGCAGGCGATCCGGCAGCTTGCCGAGGCGGGGCGGAGCATTATCCTGTCCAGTCACGACCCCGACCATGCCGCGGCCGTCGCGGATCAGGTTCTGCTGGTCGGCCGCGAGGGCGCGCTGGCCTGCGGCGCGGTAATCGACACGATGACGGAAGCCAACCTGTCGCGGCTCTACGGAATCAGCATCCGTGGCCAGCTTTCCGCTTCCGGCCGGCTTCATTTCTACTGATCGTGCTCGCCGTCAGCCGCGGGCCGCATCCCGGCCGATAGCATGCCGCTCACACCGCGGCGCCCTGCGCCGGCGGCGATGGTCCCGACCGCCATGGCGCGACGCCCCTTGGGCCGCGGGCGGTGTCCGCCGCGCAGGATCGGGGCTGCAAGGCCCGACCTCTCCACCCTCGGCGGACACCGCCCGTCCAGCATCGCCACGGTATCGCCAAGCCATTGACTTGCGGACGCATGGGACATGCACCGGCCATGTCGGAGAGCTTCTTCCAAGGCCGGGGCCCGCAACCGGCAGGCGCGGTCGCCGCCGAACCGCAGGCGGAGAGCGCCGGGATCGGGCCGCGAGCCTCGCCGACGATCCGCCCGAGGGGGGAAGCCGGACCGGGATCGCAACCCATCCCGCGGGCGCATGTCGGGGGCCGGACCGCAACGGTCCGCCATCCGCATCCCGCATCGCATCGCCTCTCTGCATCGCAGCGAATTGACGGCGCAGCATTGTTACGCTATCGCTGGCACCGTCGTAATAATCTTGCGAGGATCGACTCCGTGGCCGAGAAAGACAAACCCTGGCTCTTCCGCACCTATGCCGGCCATTCGACCGCCGAGAAATCCAACGCGCTTTATCGGGGCAACCTCGCCAAGGGGCAGACCGGCCTCTCGGTGGCCTTCGACCTGCCGACCCAGACCGGCTATGACAGCGATCACGTTCTGGCCCGGGGCGAGGTCGGCAAGG belongs to Paracoccus sp. TOH and includes:
- a CDS encoding iron ABC transporter permease — protein: MSERRLSLLLLPGVVAALLLAVATGPYGLSPGQIVAILLGERSDPQAVTVLLNIRLPRVLAAALLGAVLASAGAAYQTVFRNPLVSPDILGVSAGAGFGAVLGILLGLPVIAIQLLGFGTGLLTVALVLGLSLALRGTGQVLVMVLCGIAIGALAGAGISLVKLLADPEEQLPAITFWLMGSLAGIKRVDVVLALPAVLVGLAPLLALRWRIGILAMGEDEALAMGVDARPLRLMVVACATLMTAAAVSMAGVIGWIGLMVPHMARLLTGPRFDRLLPASMLIGTGFMVLVDTAARSIASIEVPLGILTAVLGAPVFVGLLMRGSRGWSE
- a CDS encoding ABC transporter ATP-binding protein, which encodes MTSLLTARDLTVGHGGKALIRGLDFRLPAGQVLCVLGPNGAGKTTLFRTLLGLIPPVAGEVTLDGAPLARLSRPQIAARLAHVPQALASPFAFTALDIVLMGAAARLGPFARPGRPETARAMAALDRLGIADLAPAEIARLSGGQRQLVLIARALAQDAAALVMDEPTASLDFANRRQVAQAIRQLAEAGRSIILSSHDPDHAAAVADQVLLVGREGALACGAVIDTMTEANLSRLYGISIRGQLSASGRLHFY